The DNA sequence GGCCGGGATGGAAGCTCTTGTAGAAGAAATGAGGCGCGATCCAACGACGTTTCATCTGTCAACCGATGCGCCCGATGCGCTCGTCAAAGAGTTTGGGTCTGAGCGCGTGCGCGCTACGCCTATTGCCGAGGGCGCGCTTACGGGTATCGCTGTTGGTGCTGCCGGTTCTGGTTTCCGTCCGATTATTAACTGGAGTATGGTTACGTTTTCTTTTGTGGCGATGGACCAGATTGTGAATCAGGCAGCCAAAATCCACTATATGTTCGGGGGGCAGGTGAAATTCCCGATTACTTTCCGCACGTCGGTTGGAGGTGGCAGGCGGGTTGCGGCGCAGCACTCGCAGAGTCCGTATTCGATGTTTATGAATCTGGCTGGGTTGAAGATGATATTGCCTTCAACGCCTTATGATATGAAGGGGCTTCTCAAAACGGTTATTCGGGATGATAATCCCGTCATTTCTTTTGAGTCCAATCGCCTGATGGATTTTGCAGGCGAGGTTCCCGAAGAGTCTTATACCGTGCCTTTGGGCAAAGCAGATATTAAACGCGAGGGTACAGATGTCACGATTGTCGCGCTGGCCTGGCTGGTACACGAAGCGCTGGCGGCTGCGGAGGTGCTGGACAAGGAGGGGGTTTCCGTTGAGGTGCTGGATCCGCGCACGTTGGTGCCGCTCGATTGCGATGCTATTCGCGCGTCTGTGCAAAAGACCGGGCGGCTGGTTATTGCGGATGAGGCGGGTCCCACAGCAGGTGCTTCAGCCGAGATTGCCGCTGTGGCGACCGAAGATGTGGAGACTTTTGCAAAGATGAAGGCGCCCGTCAAACGCGTCTGCGCCCTCCATGTACCCATCCCTTACACGCCCCAGTTGGAAGATCACGTTTTTCCTGATCGAGATAATATTGTTGCAGGTGTTAGAGAAGTGATGAATGCCGGTTAGGAAAGCGGGGTAACATATTTAGACGAAATAAAAACCACGTCCTTAAGGCGTGGTTTTTTGTTCCGTTTTCTCAGGAGGTGTAGTTTGATGCTACCAAAATTTTCAGTGATTATTCCAACATATAATCGCGCGAACTATGTTGTGGAGGCTGTTGAGAGCGTTTTGCAACAGACGTATCAAGGTTTTGAACTCATTGTGGTGAACGATGGTTCTACGGATGATACGGCAGAGGTGATCAGGCGGTTTGGAGATCGGATTTGCTATGTTGAAAAGGCAAATGGCGGAAAGGCGTCTGCTGTGAATCTGGGGCTGAAATATGTGACGGGTGAGTATGTTTGGATTTTGGACGATGATGATATT is a window from the Gemmatimonadota bacterium genome containing:
- a CDS encoding alpha-ketoacid dehydrogenase subunit beta yields the protein MRKISYAQAGMEALVEEMRRDPTTFHLSTDAPDALVKEFGSERVRATPIAEGALTGIAVGAAGSGFRPIINWSMVTFSFVAMDQIVNQAAKIHYMFGGQVKFPITFRTSVGGGRRVAAQHSQSPYSMFMNLAGLKMILPSTPYDMKGLLKTVIRDDNPVISFESNRLMDFAGEVPEESYTVPLGKADIKREGTDVTIVALAWLVHEALAAAEVLDKEGVSVEVLDPRTLVPLDCDAIRASVQKTGRLVIADEAGPTAGASAEIAAVATEDVETFAKMKAPVKRVCALHVPIPYTPQLEDHVFPDRDNIVAGVREVMNAG